AAGTAATATGTAGTACCTTGAGGACTAAGAGATGGGGTGGATGCAGGGGAAAGAGATGGCCCGAAAGACGCCGGTCCTGCCAATATAAGTCAAAATCATGCAAAAGTTTAGTCAAATTGAAAGATTAGTAATTTTTAGGCATATTAGAGTGTCGCGTCGCAGTTTACCTGGAGCAGGAAGTGGTGAGCCTGAGGCTGCAGAGAACAACAAATGCTATGTTAGCTTTGTGGACAAATAGAATAGATTAAAAACAATATTGTAAGCACTTTAAAAGAGAAGAATAAAGATTGAGGAAACAATACTTTTGCATTGAAGTGGAACACCAGGCAAGTTACAAGCACGAGGAAGAGAGATAGCTAAGGTTCTATTGATTGGTAATGCAAAAGGAACATTGCCAGTGGCAATAAGACACATACAATCCTTGCTTCCACTTGTGAGGGTCTTGATTGCATTGCAGCAATCAGCAGTGGGAGAGGTTCCATTGCCACTACTATTTGTGAGGAAACTCAAGCAAGGGCTAATGGTACTACTGATCATTGACATGTTACATGGCGTCGTGATTTGAGCGTAGGCCGGTGCAGCCATGGCCGTAACCACAGCTAATACCACAGTTAGGCGGTAGAGAGACGCGAAATGATCCATGTCTGTTTATATTATAGAGTTTTGATTTGTTGGTGTGTTAGGAATTTGAATAGTCAAGATAATTTGTTGTGTTTAAGAGTGAAGTAGAAAAGTGAGTTTGTGAATTTGATGGTTGGGAATGATGAATAAGAATGGAATTTTATAGATAAAAATGGTGGAAAATAATAGGTGGCTACAAAGTTGGTTTAAAAACACAACTACCTTAACTAACCTACCAGAtatgaagattttgaagaatgtAACCTTGACATTTTGATAGACTTGTGACCCCATTTTAACCAATCAGTTTATGCTCCACAAGTGACATATGAAACATCCTACCTTGTTATGTTGTCACAAAATTATTGGCTtatttgatcattaatcagttgGCAATTGTCAAGTGAAATCATTCTTTATTATGTCAGTTGATGTGGCGGATAACCAAATCCTAGTAGAAGGTATTcgtattttatatttaaagaaGGTAttcgtattttttatttaaataagggtattagttattttattttaaattttaactcaattttaataaaagtaacaGATATTTAGAgctttaaaacaaaattgattttatctcTAAATCTCAATTTAGCTAAAGTAATTTTCACGGTAggttaaaaaatttgttttgagttccactttaaacttattttaaatacTTACACAAATCATTTTTTACCTCTAGATAGAGTGCTTGGTCCACAAATACCaagctactccctccgtctcatattataaaaaaaaataaaattacacttattaagaaaacgaataaataatcaattacccttctgaaattgtaagtttattcaattacccccctaaaattaacaaaatgtcaattacccccctgaaattgcacaacgttaatcaatttaccccctccgtcaaattcttctgtcagtgaacatgaagttttgcaaataccccccctgaagttttgcacttatgtgcaaaatgccccccaaacttaaaaatttatatgttttttttcttatcttgattcaaaagatattaaagacaaacaattaacagttaactttaatatttaagcttaaaataagaatatatccTCTAAAAATAACGCATAATTAATAACTTCATATTACTTTAGCAAAATGcatgtttagttcaatttttaagataattttattcaaacttaTCTTAAGAAACTGTTAGAGTTAATTACTCATGAGGAATGAGTGTCTCTAGCTTACTTTGTTGTGAATTGGTGTGTCTCTGTCTAAATAAGTCATAATTTATGAAGAATTGAACAACCAAATGgcataacataaacaaaataaaataacagacCCCTTTAAGAATGAAAGAGCCATGTAAAGtattaaagttaactgttaattgcttgtctttaatatctttgagttaaggataagaaaaaaatatataaattttcaagttcggggggcattttgcacataagtgtaaaacttcaggggggatatttgcaaaacgtcatgtttactaacagaaaaatttgacgaagggagtaaattgattaacgttgtgcaatttcaggggagtaattgacattttgttaattttaggggggtaattgacgaaacttacaatttcaggggggtagttgactatttactcttaaGAAAACTAAACCATAGTAGTTTGTaacatagttttttgtgttatctttaaaataaattttataggaatatgtaaaaacaattttcattggtagttgattatagagaaaatgaaaagaaaaaaaaaagcaaattgaatgcactttgcatttaatttttctttggaaaagataattttttgaaaaacattattaaatatgataaaagttggtcttttttgcttataatttaggacaaaaaaaataagttttttgtttataatttaggacagagggagtatgtAACAAGAGGACTTGGCTAAAGGATGCATTCATCTCATGCTTTTTCATTTCAATATGAGCAACGTTTGGTTCTAAGTTTAGGGCAGTCAAAATTAATTCCGATGACATATTTCATTTCCCCctgaatataattgatttttctttaaaattgattctaacttaAAGTTAAGATTTATAACTTTTGCGTCTAAACGTAATTCtaatactaaaatttatttttaacttacttttatataaatatattcaaaataaaacactttgcgttcaactcacttttaaataaaatcaattctacaaaacacgtttttggtttttatttagACTTAATTTTTGGTattagaaaagaagaagaaaaaaagacgTAAGAATTATGCTCATTATCCAAACAGTTtcgctcattcccaaagtaaatgaccaaaatgcctctacgcatgttaactcacgctagtgtaaattaaaaaaattaaacatgagtTAAAACACGCAGCGtgagttaaaattaaaaaaaaataaaaataaacgtGAGTTACACTTGCAGTTTCAATTTCCTTAAAACAAAAGACACAGCTCTAGTGCTCATCAAGGATGACACCCTCTTCTCAAAAGTTCAAATCGAGTTGGTAATTTATCCTATAAAAGTCTCAAACCAATGTCAATGAAACTGAGATAAAGAACCCAATCAAAGGGAAAGGAAACTGAAGCTGGAAACAAACACTAGAGAACAAAATTCATGATTATATCATGTTGGTTTGGTAGAATGAAAATATATCAGGTGAattaatttacttattttctacaaatttcattcaacaagtaaattaaaataaatgatcgAAAAGGTTGGTTTATTGATGATGATACGGAGTGTATATAGTACTAGTAAGTTATTAGCATGAATGAAAAATCTGAAACATTTATATGAGAAAGAGACAGAGATTGAATGGAGAAGAGGAGAGGAGCAGCAAGTAATAAAGATCAAGCAAATATTTTCAAACCTAACTCACGCTGGGTTTTGGTGTGTATTTTTTCTGCGTGACTTAAGACacgcagcgtgagttaactcatgcaaaTTTTAcattagcgtgagttaactaatGTAGCGTAAGTTAACTCATGTAAGGGCATTTTGATcatttactttgggaatgagcgaAATTGTTTGGGTAATGTGCAGAATTCAAGACGTAAGTGTTTAGTGGCTAAAGTTCGACGCAATCCAGCTAGTTAAATTATCTGATAGAAGTAGGCAAAAAATTGTTAGACTACTACTGTCTACCatgcctttttcttttttttggattttaaattGTTTAGCTTACCAATCTCCTGCTAATTACACTACTGTAAATTAGAAGAAAATGGCGTGTTCATTCTCTACTTTCCCCT
Above is a genomic segment from Medicago truncatula cultivar Jemalong A17 chromosome 5, MtrunA17r5.0-ANR, whole genome shotgun sequence containing:
- the LOC11444741 gene encoding non-specific lipid transfer protein GPI-anchored 20, translated to MDHFASLYRLTVVLAVVTAMAAPAYAQITTPCNMSMISSTISPCLSFLTNSSGNGTSPTADCCNAIKTLTSGSKDCMCLIATGNVPFALPINRTLAISLPRACNLPGVPLQCKTSGSPLPAPGPASFGPSLSPASTPSLSPQASSILPSPVTPSLSPQPETTNPLSPSANPDIPSATPGSGRSDLTPSSAGSSSYSLLLSVLVMGFSILKHY